The segment TCCGGAAACCTTCTGGAATCTGAATATCTCCTACGCCTGGCATCAGGACTTTTTCGAACCCAAGGAAACCAGGGATAGAACGGCTATCATCAATTTTGGGCCAATCTGGGTGAACGAAATGCCCTACGGAGTCGTATTCCGCCCCGATACCGTCTTTTACGATCCTGACGATCCGAGCAAATATTTTCTCCATGGTCGTTACGAGACTCCTCCGGGGATGAATCGGAGGTTCTCCTCCAAGGTGGGTGAATATCACGAAAATTCGGTGACCCAGCAATTCCGGGCTAAATATGATTTCAGCAGTCAGGTGAACCGGTCCAATCTCATCAAGGCCGGGGCGGAATTGAATTATTTCGACCTCAATAACGACAACTGGCGCTGGTGGGAAGGCGAAGATACCATCTATGAACTCCGCGACCGTCGGAAACCATGGCAACTGGGAGGCTATATCCAGGATCAGATCTCCCTGGAGGGAATGGAAGGGCGTCTGGGAGTGCGCTTTGATTATTATAATTCGGGTGGCGGTGTTTGGCCTTCCGATGACCCGTGGAACGAAGCCGCCTTCACCAAGGGCACCGAAGGCGATGACAAGCAGCAGCTGCGACATGATCTGGAATCGGGAAAACAGGTAGTCTGGGACCGCTGGCGTGCCATCGATGACAGTCTGGGAGGCACCTTCCTGAAAAAAACTAAGAACTATTTCACCATTAGTCCTCGCATTGGGATTGCATTTCCCATCACAGAGAGATCGAAATTCTTTTTCAATTATGGACATTTCCGTTCTCTCGCTCCCTATTCCCAGCAGTTCATGTACAAGATGCGTTTCTATAAACGCGGTTTGTTCGATATAGGGAATCCCAACCTGGAACCCCCGCGGACCATATCCTACGAACTGGGTGCCGCTTATAATCTCATGGATAGGTACCTGATCCAACTGAGTACCTATTACAAGGATGTTACCGGCGAAGCTGCTGATATTGAATTCAATAACATATCCGGCACCCTCGATTACCATGGTTGGCTGAGTAATCGGTGGGAAAACGACCAGGGATTTGAATTGAGGATCACGAAGAGCCAGGGTGCCTTTTTAACCGGGTGGGTCAATTTTTGGTACGTCATCGATAAGAACGGCTATACTGGCAGGGAAACCGCCTACGAGGATTCAGTGCGTAACGCTCAAGCGGGTGCTTTATATGCCGGTGAGGAAAACAGTCCCACCCTGATTCCCCGCTTTTCCGCCAATTTATCCTTCCATACTCCTAAGAATTGGGGCCCCCAACTCTTTGGAATCGATTGGCTGGGTGGTTGGATGGTTAGTATTCTACCGGAATGGCGCCGGGGAGACCTCTTCACTCATAATCCCGCTGACATTCGAAACCTGACCGATAATCTCCGCTGGCCCGACTACTATATGGTGGACCTTAAAATGTCCAAAACAGTAGCGGTTGTCGGTGCCCACCTGAATCTCTATGTGGATATCAGTAATGTATTCAATTTCAAAGTCAACGATATGGATGAGGAGTGGGCATTCAGAACCGATCTGGATAGGGATAATTATCTCAACTCGCTGCACCTCGCCATCTACGACTCTCCTGAATATGATAATTTGCGGGAGAAGAATCCCGGGATGTTCATACCGGGAAATGACAAGGTCGGTGAATTTCGGTCCAAGAAGAAACCGTATATCAACGATCCCGATAACATGATGTTTCTGTATGGGGCACCCAGAGATATCTGGTTCGGGATTAAAATCAGTTTTTAACAATGCATGAGAATTCCATTCAC is part of the Candidatus Neomarinimicrobiota bacterium genome and harbors:
- a CDS encoding carboxypeptidase-like regulatory domain-containing protein, which gives rise to MEGRIRTLRKWIVTLWGAMLLLPMAYGQTSKIVGTVIDAYNGVPLHGVNVIVKGTYLGAATDVDGYFHILNVPAGSYEIEASMIGYKKTTLLDVLVSVDQVTGLDFEMEETTLEGEAVTVVAERDILHKEISNSQQVASASQIEEAPAIRTINQFMGSLAGVTGERRITVRGGSADQTGTIVNGLSFVNQRIGKAEATIPLSAVDQISLQTGGFSAEYGNFRSGILNITTKSGDRDTYHGTFSYSRNVAHMKRFGKSLWDPTNSGMRPYLDPLVAFMGTSTGWLVTTGYDTAQAEYLKQGHETFEGWEKEALKYNRGKPAEQQVTAMDLYLWSAWAYQVVPDFAALDTLYPQYEITEAQKQALRDHAHEPEGLYTDYDLDFGFGGPVPFLSKALGDATFYFANKTTNFNYVQPVMRNGELTSISMLTVKSHLSRRTTLKLNGLHRIIKGTQTTFPTDGTIPDLEGGGDTMPIDNLEIFVDEVPDRDETIYKYYWHPTFWQPKVQTTILGGFTIDHMISPETFWNLNISYAWHQDFFEPKETRDRTAIINFGPIWVNEMPYGVVFRPDTVFYDPDDPSKYFLHGRYETPPGMNRRFSSKVGEYHENSVTQQFRAKYDFSSQVNRSNLIKAGAELNYFDLNNDNWRWWEGEDTIYELRDRRKPWQLGGYIQDQISLEGMEGRLGVRFDYYNSGGGVWPSDDPWNEAAFTKGTEGDDKQQLRHDLESGKQVVWDRWRAIDDSLGGTFLKKTKNYFTISPRIGIAFPITERSKFFFNYGHFRSLAPYSQQFMYKMRFYKRGLFDIGNPNLEPPRTISYELGAAYNLMDRYLIQLSTYYKDVTGEAADIEFNNISGTLDYHGWLSNRWENDQGFELRITKSQGAFLTGWVNFWYVIDKNGYTGRETAYEDSVRNAQAGALYAGEENSPTLIPRFSANLSFHTPKNWGPQLFGIDWLGGWMVSILPEWRRGDLFTHNPADIRNLTDNLRWPDYYMVDLKMSKTVAVVGAHLNLYVDISNVFNFKVNDMDEEWAFRTDLDRDNYLNSLHLAIYDSPEYDNLREKNPGMFIPGNDKVGEFRSKKKPYINDPDNMMFLYGAPRDIWFGIKISF